From the genome of Oncorhynchus masou masou isolate Uvic2021 chromosome 15, UVic_Omas_1.1, whole genome shotgun sequence:
AAAATGTAacagggtttgtggtatattttCAGGATGGTTCTGTTGAATGACAACTAGTAGCAATAATATCAGAGCTTAGCAGGCTACGTTAGCCGCTTTAGCTGGCAAGCTAACAACATAATCCGCTTTCAAGACAAGCCTGGCAGTGCTTGTCATAAATTATTTGATAATGTTTTGTTCTGAAACGTTGGCACCAATTTCTCTACCCATGTCTATAATTAGTTTGTTTTGACAGATGGAAGACACAATATGTAATGGGTATCATAGTTGGCTTGTACGACATTGCGGGCGACTgccgactgactgatctacaaatcaccttccATAAATAACtcattatttgtagatcagtcagtcacgaTTCACCCATGATACATTACCAGTTTTCATCCTGTCGaacacaccccttcaaattactggatttggctatttcagccacacccgtttctgacaggtgtataaaatcgagcacaaagccatgcaatctccatagacaaacattggcagtagaatggccttacttaagagctcagtgactttcaacttggcaccgtcataggatgtcacctttccaacaaaaaaatgtttgtttaaaATTGCCCCTGAAATCAACGTCATCACAGTAACTGTTCGTcgtgagcttcatgaaataggtttccgTGGCCAAgctgccgcacacaagcctaagctcgccatgcgcaatgccaagagtcggcttgagtggtgtaaagctcgccgccattggactctggagcagtggaaacgcattctctggagcgATCACGCTTCATCATCTGACTGATGAATCTGtcatttggcagatgccaggagaagctattctgtgcttctaactttgtggcaacagtttggggaaggcccgttcctgtttcagcatgacaatgcccccatgcaaaaagcgaggtccatacagaaaaggtttgttgagatcggtgtggaagaacttgcctggtctgcacagagccctgacctcaaccccatcgaacacctttgggatgaattgtaacgccgactgcaagccagtcctaattgcccaacatcagttctcaacctcactaatgctcttgtggctggatggaagcaagtccccacagcaatgttccaactactagtggaaaaccttcccagaagagtggatgctgttatggcagcaaagggaggaccaactccatattaatgcccatcaaTTTGGAATGAGATTTGCGTCAAGCTATGTGATCTATGTGTTTCATAATTTGCCTATGGTTTTGGTGTTTGTGTCCAGTTGATGGGGGCAGACAGTGGGTCAGGGGCAGCCCCAGGCCCAGCAGTGCCCTGGAGGAAAGTTCTATGGGAGCGTCAACCCTTCCCTGATAACTATGTGGACCGCCGCTTCCTGGAGGAGCTCAGGAGGAACGAGGGCCTCCGCCAGTATCGCTACTGGGCCGTGGTGCAGGAGGCAGGACTGGTGGCTCAGCAGATCTCCTGTGTGGCTCTTTTCCTCACTCTCTGGTTGTACATGGAGCAGGTAAGAGACCTTAGGGTGAAGCTCTAATGACACCATATTCTCcagtgcagtaatgttttgaccaGGGCAATATAGTGTTACTCACATAgctagggctctagtcaaaattTGTGCACTTTATTGGGGAATACATTGACATTCAGTTTTAAACAGTTCTATAGAGTCTaacccctctcttcttcctccagaGCCTGCTCTCCCCTTCCACGCTGCTGTGGACCGGCCTGCTCTGTGCCCTGCTGGGCTATGGACTCTACCAAGCACTGGCTCCGCGGGGAGATTCAGACAACCACCACCGTACACGTTGGTCTGACCTGCAGAGTGCCTCTATCTTCCTCTCCTTCACTTTTGGGTTCTCTCCTGTCCTCAGGACTTTAACAGAGTCAGTTTGTACAGACACGGTGTACGCCATGACAGCCCTGATGCTGCTGGCCCACCTGGTGGCCTTCCCCTACGCCCAACCTTCTCCCCCTGGGAGCCTCTCTCTCAATGCTGCCCTGTTCGCCTCTGTCTGCCTGGCCTCGCGCCTCCCCGGGGACCTGCACACCTCCGGTGGCCTggactcttcctcctctccctcctcccttcataCCTTCACCATGCTCTGCTGGGCCCTGTTAGTGTTTGCCCTATGGCCTTGCCTGCTGCAGCGGCTGAGAGATTGTGCCCCGtgggtgtttgggtgtgtgtgtgtgctgatgggtgtgtgtggggtgggggggctgGGTTCTCTGTGGCCTGGGGGGGCTGTGCTGTTGGCTGCACTGTTGGGGACTGTGACCCTGCTGTGTCCTCTGCTGTTGATCCGACTGCAGAGTGACAAAGATAACATCCAGGGACCCTGGGATGAAGCCGAGATACGAGAGGATCTAACACACTTTCTACATTGATGGATAAAGGAGGCAGAGGATTGGGGGCCAAGCCACACACACCGTTATCCAGTGAGGACGGTAAGGGTATGTCCCTT
Proteins encoded in this window:
- the pigc gene encoding phosphatidylinositol N-acetylglucosaminyltransferase subunit C produces the protein MGADSGSGAAPGPAVPWRKVLWERQPFPDNYVDRRFLEELRRNEGLRQYRYWAVVQEAGLVAQQISCVALFLTLWLYMEQSLLSPSTLLWTGLLCALLGYGLYQALAPRGDSDNHHRTRWSDLQSASIFLSFTFGFSPVLRTLTESVCTDTVYAMTALMLLAHLVAFPYAQPSPPGSLSLNAALFASVCLASRLPGDLHTSGGLDSSSSPSSLHTFTMLCWALLVFALWPCLLQRLRDCAPWVFGCVCVLMGVCGVGGLGSLWPGGAVLLAALLGTVTLLCPLLLIRLQSDKDNIQGPWDEAEIREDLTHFLH